ACCTGCACACCTTGGTCGGCCCACTTCGCTGCTTTTTTACGACTCCGCACGAGCGCACGTACTTCTTTGCCTTGCGCCAACAGGTGTTTCGCAGTGGCGCCGCCCACTTTTCCCGTAATTCCCATGACTAAAAACATGAGCGTTGTCCTTCATCAGTTCGATGGCCCACGGTATCCCGCGCGCTACTATTCGACTACGAGGTACATTCGGAACGGGCTGTGTAGATGAACTTAACAATCGCTCGAACCCATCTGGATGGGCTTGTCATGTTTTTGACCGTAGCGGAGTGCCAAGGCTTCCGCGCTGCGGCGCGGCACCTCGGCATTACGCCGTCCGCGGTCAGTCAGGCGATACGCAGCCTGGAGGAACGGGTTGGAGCGCCCCTCTTCTCCCGTACGACACGAAGCGTCAGGCTGACCGAAGCGGGCGAACGCCTGCTTGCCCACGCGCGCCCGGCGATCGACATGCTCACAGCAGGGTTGGATGCCGCGAGTGGCTTGGGTGGCGAGATTACCGGTCGACTGCGCATCAATGCGCCCAGGCCGATCTTGCCCCTGCTGGTGAATCGCTTGCTGCCTGACTTTCTTGATGCTCACCCGAACGTTGAACTTGAACTGGTGGGCGAAGATCGACCGATCGACATCGTCGAAGAAGGTTTCGATGCGGGGATACGTCTCGGAAATTTCGTCCAGATCGACATGGTCGCGGTGTGGCTAACGCCACCCGAGCGCTTCGTCGTCGTCGGCTCCCCGGGCTTGTTTCGGAAGCATGGCCGGCCGACGTCTCCGCGTGATCTGCAGAATTTCCGTTGCATTCTGCTCCGTCAGTCCGTGCGAGCGCTCGATCATTGGCAATTTGTCGTCGATGGTCAGCACACCACGGTGGGTGTCGAGGGGCCGCTCGTGATCAACGACATCGAGGCCTGCATTCACTCAGCGCTGAGGGGTGTCGGGCTCTTCCAATTGCCGTATTCGCTGGTGATGTCGCATCTTGAAAGTGGAGATCTGCAGACCGTGCTCGAACCTTATTGTGAAGAGGTTCCGGGACTTTCCCTCTACTATCCAAGCCGAAGTCAGTCACTGCCAAAACTTCGCGCCTTTGTCGATTTCGCCACCCAGCGAATGCGAAGAGCGTTCAAGCCGGGCGATTACCTGCCGAATCCCGTGTCCTGATCTGGCCGTTATCAACCTGCGACGCATGGAACGTCTAAACCAACTTTGCTGATCCGCACCGGCATGAAAGTCGGCGGCGACAGACGTTGGGTCTAAACGGCACACAAAGTCTGTGTCCTGGGGCCGCCAAAGACACAGACTTTAGGTCCCTAAAACGTACGGACTATGGAGCTCTGCCCATCGGCGGTCGGTCAGTACTTTGCGCGGATCGTCAGCATGAAGCTCCGCGGCGCGCCGTAGAAACCGCCTGCGGCGTAGAAGCTTTGGTAGTAATGGCGATCCAACGCGTTGTCGATCGTCGCAGTGACATTCCAGTACGGGTCGATGCGATACCCCACTTGCAACGATGCGGTCGTATAGCCCGGCGCGCGCACGTTGCCGCTGGTCCAACCGCTCGACGCCAACAGTCCCGCACCGATATTGAACCCGCGCAGCGTTTCGTTCTGGAAGTGATAGTTGCTCCAGATTTTGGCGTTGTGTCGCGGCGTGATGGCAGAGAGGTTCGCTTCGTCCTGCTCGGTGCGGTAGTGCGGGTCCAGATAGGTGTATCCCGCACTCAAGTCCCAACCGGGTAGCGGTGAACCGCCAATCTCAGCCTCGGCACCGTTCATGCGAACCTCGCCGGCCGCGCTGTAGAAGAAGATGTCGCTGGAGTAGTAGGCGCGGTTACGGTCCTTGAGGTTGAACAACGCCATCGATGCGTTGAGCTTGCCGTCGTAGAACTCACCCTTTGCACCGATCTCGTACTGGTCACCGGTGCGCGGCGGCAACGGTGAGCCGCTCGCCGTCAGTTGGGACTGCGGCACGAAGATCTGCGAGTAACTTCCGTACAACGAGATCTGGCTATTCAAGTTGTAGATCAGTCCCGCATAGGGGGTGAACTTGTGATCCACACCGCCCGGGTCGCGCGGCATGTTCGGCGTGGTGCCGACGTCGGCATTGCCGCTGAATGTGTGGTAGTTGCTCACGCGGCCACCCAGCACGAAGGTGAGCGGGTCCGTGATGCTGAAACGCGCCTGGCCGTAGATCCCGTATTGCTCGGTACGCGTCTGGTAGTTGCCCGCCAGCGGAATCGACGGTTGCGGCAACTGCACCAGCTGGAAGATGTCAGTGCTACCCCAGGCCTCATTGGAGTACTGGTCCTGCGTCTTCACTTCGTCGTAGTTCATGCCGACCAGCAGCTGATGCGTGCGACCGAACAGATCGAACGGCCCGCTTGCATTGACATCGGTGGAGAGCCAATTGAAGCGTGTGTTGTCCCTCAGCGGGGAAGTAACTCACGTCGTTGGTCACCGGATCGATCGTGCTTGGCAAGCCGATGTAGCGCGCGTCTGCGTCGCTGGAGCGATAACGCGCGCTCACGCGCATGCGCCAACCACCATCGAAGAAGTGATCGAGCTCGGCAAAGGCCTCTCGGGTGTTCTGGTTGCTGCGCGTCCAATCGGGAAACGGGTTGGTCGAGGGCGACAGGTTCAACAGCGCCCCGGTGCTATAGGCAGGGATGGCCGAGAGGATGCCGTGCGTCTCGTCGTGCTGCACCGTGCCCGACAGCGACAGCAGCGTACTTGCGCCCAGGTGGTATTCCAGGATGCCGTACAGCATCTGCGATTCATGATGTGAGTGGTCGTAGAACTGGTCGCTATCCGTATCGGCGATCACCATGCGGCCCTGCAGCGTTTTGTTTTGGTTGAGCGAGCCGGATACATCCAGGTCGCCGTGAAACTGGTTCCACGAACCCACGCTCAGGCCGCCCGACACCTGCGTATCTGCAGTGGGGCGTTTGCGGGCGAAGTTCACCAGGCCCCCGGGTTCGCCCGAACCTTCCAGCAGGCCGGCCGAGCCGCGGATGATTTCGATGCGGTCGTACATGGACAGATCGAACTGCGGCGCACCGACGTTGAGCGAACCACTGGAGGGAATGCCATCCAGCTCTGCGCCCAGCGCATAGCCACGGGCGTAGTAGCTGTTGTTGAGGTAAGGATTGGCGTTGCTCTGCACGGTGACGCCAGTGGTCTGGATCATCGCACCCTTGATGTCGTTGATGTTCTGGTCGTCCATGCGCTGGCGCGTGATCACGCTGACCGACTGAGGAATCTCACGCATGCTGTACTCGCCCTTGCCCAGCGTCAGCGCGCGCGTGGTGTACGAGCCGCTGCCGTCGGTGGTCGCGTTCTGCGATTCGGCGGTGACTTGGATCGTCGACAACGTGGTCAATGCCAGGGTGGTGCTGGCCTTCGTCGCGGACGTTGCCGGCGCGGCGGCATGAGTTGATGCGCTTGAGGATGGCGGTACGCGCACCAGTGAATAGATTCCGTGGCCGTCGGCGGTGGCCTGCCAGCCACTGCCAGCAAGCAGCTCGTCGAAGCCCTGCTGCGCGGTGTATGCGCCATGCAGGCCGGTCGAGGAAACCGGTGCCAGCTGAGCGGCATCGAACGACAGCGTGACGCCTTCCCTACCGGCGAACTGGCTGAGCACACGGGGTAGCGGCCCGCCCGGTATATCCACTTGCCGCGCCGTTGGTGTGAATAGCGAGGCGTTGTCCTGCGCATGGGCGGCATCAAGCAAGGGTATGGCAGCAAGGCAGCCGTAGAGGATGCCGCACAGTTGCTTAGTTAGGGTGCGTTTCGCCAGTTTGCTGGAGTGATCGAACGACATGGATTTTCCCGGACATGGATAGGTTCTCCAGTAAGGGCCGAACGAGCCACTCAAAAAGTGCAACTTTCCAGTCAGCGCGGCTCCAACGTCACCCAAAGCCGCGTGCGGCGCACCACGCGCACGGGAAACGCATGGGTAAGTGCATCCAGTGCGCGATTGGTATCGTCGATGGGGAAGGCGCCTGAGATTTTTAGCGCGGCAATGGATGGATGACAGCCGAGGTATCCGGTGCGGTAGCGCGATAACTCCGCGATGAATACCTCTAGCGGCATGTCCACCGCGATGATGCTGCCGTACTGCCAGGAGGCCACGGAGACGTCATTGGGTTGCAGCGCTTCGACACGGTGCGCGGTAAAGCGAACGTGGTAACCGGCCGGCACGATGAGCGGCGCTGCACCCGTCGCCGGCTGCACTTTGACCGATTTCTCCAGTACCGAGACTTCAGCGTAGTCCGCTTCGGTTCGCACGGTGAACTGGGTACCCAGCGCGAGCACGTCGCCCTGTCGCGTTGCGACGACGAAAGGTCGGTGCGTACCGGCCGCCGGATCAGCGCCCGTACGTATCATCACTTCGCCGGCGCGCAGCTTCAGCAGCCGCCGAGCGGATGAGAATTCAACATCGACAGCGCTCGCCGTGTTGAGCGATAGCGCTGACCCATCGGGCAGCGCGACATCTCTGCGCTGACCGACGCGGGTACGGTACTCGGCGAGCCAATCCTCCCAGGGCAGCTGGCGCCACGCGAGCATGCCGACGGAGCCGACACCCAGCACAGCGACGAGCTGGCCCAAAGCCCTGCGGCGCGCCCGGCCGGCAGCGTCCAATGCGCGTCCGGCCACGGTGCCGGGTAGACGGCCAAACTGTGCGCGTACCTCTTCCACCAACTGCCATGCACGTTGATGGCTGGGATCGGCCGAGTACCAGCGCGCCCATGCCTGGCGGTCATCCTCCGTCGCTTGTTCCGCATGGAGCCGGGCGAACCAGCGCGATGCTTCCAGGACAACGGCATGCTCAGCGGAGCGGAGGGACATGATGACGAACGCTCAGCCTAGCGCGGCATGGCGCAGACGAAGGCGGCAGCAATGTTCCATCGCCTTGGCCATATGGTTGTTCACTGTGCGCAGCGAGATCCCGACGGTTTCGGCAATGGCCGCATAGGTCAGGCCATCGCACTGGGACAACAGGAACGTCCGCTTTACCTTGGCGCCCAGGCCATCGAGCATGGCGTCGATTTCCATGAGCGCATCGATCACCGAGGCCCGCTCCTCGGGTGAAGGCGCGAGCGGTTCGGGCTGCTGTGCGAGGGCCTCGAGGTAGGCCTGCTCAAAGGTGCGCCTGCGGAAAAAGTCGGCAACCAGCCCCCCTCGCGACGGTAGCGAGGAAATCCCGGGGCTGGCGGATCTCCGGCGCCTGCCGCGACCGGATGACGCGCACAAAGGTGTCCTGCGCCAGATCGGCCGCATCCGACTCGTTGCCCAGCCGGTGACGGAGCCAGCCCCGCAGCCAACCATGATGGTCGGCATACAAGGCTTCGACGGCACGCGACGCTGGCGTGGAAGAAATGGACATTGCGACCTTGGTGGTGGCCAGAACCCGCCACACCGAGGGGCTGCAGGTCAATAAATGCGAATCATTATTATTCGTAAAGTGGCGAAGGTAAAGGCTTTGCGGCTTCAGGCGCTGCCCGGCCTGGCACGCGCCAGCTCAAGCTAACCCGCTGTTTATTCGGGATACGGGCAGAATTTGCCATTCATCGCCATGGCCAAATCCACAACGAGTGCTTCAGCGACACCGAGCACTGCAACAAGCCCAACTACAACAGCGTGAACTCGGCCTACGGCCCCAGTCCGAACCGGATGGGCGCCCTGGTTTTCAACGACGCACAGGGTCGTTACTTCTACATCCAGCACAACCAGCAGTTCTGACGTTCCCCGTAACACACTCCCAGCAGTAACTTGCCGGAGCCCCGCAAGGCGCTCCGGCTTTTTTTGTTCTACTTAGGCCTGACTAACTCAGGGATGCATATCGGCCAGACCTGCCGACTGCATCGGCACATTGCCCACGGCCTTGTTGACCGCGACGAACTGGATATCCAGCTGGCCCTGGCTCGCCGCGAGATCGCGACGCGCCTGAAGGTAGCTGCGATGACTGTCTAGCACCGCGAGGAAGTCCACGGTGCCGGCATCGTACTTAACCTGGATGAGTTTGTACGCCTCGTCCGTGCTGCGCGCACGCTCGACCAGCTTCTGCGTCTCCTGTCGATAAGATGCGTAACCGTTGAGCGCGTCGTCGATCTCCTGCCATGCCTGAAGCACCGTGCGGTGATAGTCGACAGCGGCTTCCTGTTGCTGCAGTTCGCGCAACTGGACCACGCTCTGTCTACGACCGTGATCGAACAGCGGCAAGCTGAGCGAGGGCCCGATGGACCAGGTGCGGCTTCCCCAGTCGGCAAATTTGCCGCTGAGATAGGACTCGTAGCCGAACTGCGCACCGATGCTCACGTTCGGATAGAGATCTGCCTTGGCGATGCCGATGCCTGCCGTAGCATTGCGAAGACGTTGCTCAGCCGCGCGGATGTCCGGCCGACGCGCGGCTACCTCGGAAGGCACGCCGGGCGTGAGATCGGGTGGTAACGGGCGCGTGCCCTCCACCACTGGCTGCAACGTATCGTGCAAAGTGCCTGGGTGTTCGCCGAGGAGTAATGCGATCTGGTTCTCATACGCACCGGCTTGCACCAACAAACCGGGCAACTGAGCCTGAAGCGCGGAGAGTTCCGCACGCTGTTGCGCCAGATCCACATGATCGATGGTGCCCGCGTCCACGCGAACCTGGATGATCTGCAGGCGTTGTGCCATCGCGTCGATGTCGTCGCGGGTCAACTGGATCTGCCGTTGTGTCGTGCGTAGCTGGAAATAGTTGCGGGCCACGTCGCTGGCCACGCTGAGCCAGGCTTGGTCCAGCAAAGCCGCTTGCTGCGCAACGTCAGCATCCGCGGCTTCCACCGAGCGACGCACTCTGCCCCAGAGATCCAGTTCCCACGAGGCATCGAAGCCCGCCTGATACACGTTGAACGGCTGGCTGAGCAGATCGATCAGCTCTTTCTTCTCCGGGCCCAGGCCTTCGGCAATGCGGGTGCTCGCGCTGTACTCGCTGATGCGCTGTCGATTCTCGCTGGCGCTCAGGTCCGCAGCAGGCCATTGCTGCGCGGCGACCGTACTGCGTTGCGCGCGCGATTGCGCGAAGTGGAGCGCCGCCTTCTGAAGATCAGGGCTGGCAGCGAACGCCCGCGCTTCCAGGCTATCCAGTACGGGATCGTGGAATGCCTTCCACCAGTCGGCCTGCAACGGCGAGGAGGCATCAACGGGCGTCACCAGGCTGGTATCGCCGCTTCGCCAGCTCGCCCAATCGGCGGGCGCCGCTGGCTTGGGCGCGACGAAATCCGGGCCGACCGCGCAGCCGGCCATGGCCAACGACAACGTGCATGCAAGCAGGCCTGCGCTGTGCCTGCCGACGATGGGGTGAACGAAAGAGCCCATGGCGAAAACCTCGACGTCAGGAAAGGCGATGACGGAACAGCCACGCCGCCAAGGGCAACGTGAGCGCCGCGATCACCAGCAGGGGAATGAAATCTGTCGCGACGTCGCTTAGCCCGGCACCTTCCAGGTAGACGCGACGTACGATGCTCATACCGAACCGCAACGGATTGGCGTAGGTCACGACCTGAAGCACGGCGGGCATGTTGCGCACCGGCGTGAGAAGGCCCGATAGCAACATCAGCGGCATGATCAGGAAGAACGTATAGAGCATGGCCTGCTGCATGGTCAGCGAGAGCGCTGAGATGGACAGCCCTATACCTACCGACGCGCCGGTAAAGGTGAATAGCCCCAGGTAGAGCAGCCATACCGAGCCGACCAATGGAATCTGGAACCAGAAGCGGATGATCAGAAAGATAAGCGTGGACTGCACCAGGCCCACCATGATCGCGGGAATCGCCTTGCCGATCAGGATCTGTATAGGCGTCAGTGGCGTGACCAGCAACTGGTCGAAGGTGCCCTGCTCCCTTTCGCGCGCTACCGACAGCGCCGCAATCAGCAACGTCTGCAACATGCTCAGCGCGGCGATGAGTGCGGGCATGATATTCCAACGCGCCTCCAGGTTCGGATTAAACCAGCCGCGCCGCTCGACGGTGATCCCGCCCGACGCATAGCCGTTTGACTGGTTGTAGGACGACACGATGGAACTGATGTACGCGCCCGCCGTACCCGCCGTGGTGGAGTTGCGACCGTCGAGGATGACCTGAAGTGGCGACGGTTGTCCGGCAGCAAGTTTGTTTTCGAAATCCGACGGAATGCTAAGCACCATCAGTGCGTCGTTGTCGTCGATGACCTGGGCGATTTGGTAAGACGAGGTCAACGTACGCGTGCGCTCGAACACACCGGTGCCGTCCAGGCGTGCCAGCAAGGCGGTGGAGGCTGAGCCACGGCTCTGATCCAGTACCGCATAAGAGACGTGATTGAGGTCATACGTTGCGGCATAGCCAAACAACAGTGATTGCATCAAGGCCGGCGCGAACAAGATCGCCCGGCTGGAGGGCTCCTTGAGCAGGGCGAGCAACTCCTTGCGGCAGAGCGCCATCACCTGGGCGAGAAAGGCGACGAAGGAGGCCATGTCATCGATCCAGGGTTTTGCGCAGCGTACGGCGCGCGGCGAAGATCAACACCACGGCATACAGCGCAAGGATCGCGCATTCGCGCAACACCAGTGCAGCGTTGTTGCCGGCCAGAAACAGCGTCTTGATCAGATTCATGAAGTGCGTCGCGGGCAGAACCTCGCTGATACCGCGCACCACCGAGGGCATGTTTCGCAGATCGAAGACGAAGCCCGAGAGCATCATCGCGGGCATAAAACTGGTCAGCAGCGCCATCTGGCTTGCCTGGAACTGATTGCGCGTGACGCCCGAGATGAACAAACCCATCGCCAGCGACACCACCAGATAGAGGAATGACGCCACGACGATCACGATGAGCGAGCCGCGAATCGGCACCTCGAACATCCATCGCGCCGCGACCAGGCACATGGCGAGATCGATCAGACCGATGGCTACATAGGGAACGAGCTTGGAAAGCACCAGCTCCAGCGGCCTTACGGGGGTGACGAACAACGACTCCAGCGTGCCGCGTTCCCATTCGCGTGCGATCAGCAGCGAGGTGAGGAACGCACCGGTGAGGGTCATGATCAGCACGAGCAGGCCGGGCACGAGGTACCACGTGCTTATGCCGGCTTCGTTGAACCACATGCGCTGTTGCACGACCACACCACCACCCATAGGTGCGCCACCCGTACGATCGGCCATCTTGAGCCCCTGCGTGGCGATGGCGCCGCCAACATAGCCTTCGACCGACGTTGCCGTGGTCGAATCAACACCGTTGAGCAGCAACTGGATCCGAGCATCGCCACTGGCGACGCGACGCGAGAAATCCGGCGGCACGCGCACGATCGCATCGAGGTCGCCGGCGAGCATGCGCCGCTCAGCGTCCTGCATGCTGCCAGCCCAACGCGGATCGAGGTAGGGCGTGCCCTGGAAGGCGGCGAAGACATCGCGTGCGGGCGGCGACGTGTCGTCCATGACCACCGCGATAGGCGCGTGTTCCACATCCAGCGACAAGCCGTAGCCGAACAGCAGGATCAGCGCGATGGGCAACAGCAGGCCTACGGCGAGATTGCTCCGGTCGCGCACCATCTGTCGCACCTCCTTGCGGATCAGCGCGACCATGCGTTGCGCGAAGCCTGACTGGCTCATGCGACTTTCTCCGCGCCGGCCTCGTGCCCCTTCGCTCGCGCCTGTTCCACGATGGCTATGAAAGCGCTATTCATGTCGGCGCCGTGTTCGGCGTCCGCCTGTTCGCGAACCTGCTTCGGCGTCCCCAGCGCGAGGACGCGGCCGGCGTCTTGGATGGCGATGCGGTCGCAGTACTCCGCTTCTTCCATGAAATGGGTGGTGATGACGACGGTGACACCTTCCTTGACGAGGGCGGTGATGGTGCGCCAGAACGAGCGGCGCGCCAGCGGATCGATGCCGCTGGTGGGTTCGTCGAGAAAGAGAATGTCGGGCTCGTGCAGCAAGCCGGCCGCCATGGCGAGGCGCTGCTTGTAGCCGCCCGGCATGTCGCTGCTTACCGCGTCCGCATCGAGCTGGAACTGGGCTTGCACGGCCTGGATGCGCGCACGCAGTGCATGCCCTCTCAAACCGTAGGCGCCACCGAAGAACTGCAGGTTCTCCTGCACGCTGAGGTTGCCGTACAACGCGAACTTCTGGGACACATAGCCCACACGGCCACGCGCCTGCGCACGCGCGGTGCGCAGGTCGAGACCGGCGACTTCGAGATGCCCGCCCGACGCTGGCAACAGTCCACACAGCATGCGGAACGTCGTGGTCTTGCCTGCACCGTTGGGGCCCAGCAGGCCGAAGATCTCCCCACGCCTGACGTCGAGCGAGGTACTGGCCACGGCGGTGAAGTCGCCGAACTTGCGCACCAGATCGCGCACCACGATGACGGGCTGGTCGTCGTTCGATGCGTTCGTGCACTGTCCCGGGCGGACTTCCGGGGCAGCGGCTGGCGGCACGTCTTCGGCATGATGTTGACGCAACAAGATCATGAAGGCGTCTTCCAGTTCCTCCGGGCGATCCGTAGGGAAATGGCCGTCGAACAGCTTGCTCAGTGCGGTCTGGTTGGCCTCCGGCTGGCGGATGAAGCGCACGTTGCCGCCGCTTGGTACGGCATCGATGATCAGGTCGCTCGCGTCGATGAGCTTCGCCTGCAAGTCGCGGGCGGGCGTATCAGGCGGTGGTGCCACGATACCCGTGAGTCCGCGCGCGCGCGCGCAAGGCGGACGGCGTGCCTTCGGCGAGCACCTTGCCTTGGTGCATGACGAATACCTGCGCGCAGCGTTCCGCCTCGTCCATATAGGCAGTGCTGACGATCACGCTCAACTGTTCATCATCGACCAGTTGCTGCACGATTTTCCACAGGTCGCGGCGCGACAAGGGATCGACGCCCACGCTCGGCTCGTCCAGCACCAGCAGGTCGGGCGAGCGCACCAGCGTGCAGGCGAGGCCCAGCTTCTGTTTCATGCCGCCGGAAAGTTTGCCTGCGGGGCGATGGGTGAAGCGCGCAAGGTCCGTCATCGCCAGTAGGCGGTCGAATCGCTGGCGGCGTTGTTGCGGGTCCACGCCATGCAGGTCGGCGTAGAGATTCAGGTTCTCCTCTACGCTCAGGTCTTCGTACAAGCCGAAGCGTTGTGGCATGTAGCTAATGCGATCCTGGATGCGCTGCGCGTCACGCGTGGCGTCCATGCCGAGCACCTACAGTTCGCCCTCATCAGGCGCGAGGATGCCGACCAGCATGCGCAGCAGCGTGGTCTTGCCGGCGCCATCCGGACCGACCAGTGCCGTCAACTCGCCAGAACGGATGGAGAGCGACACGCCATCGAGCGCGCGCACCGGCTTGCCGCCCGGCCCCGCGAAGACCTTGCGCAATCCTTTGGCGACGACGGTGGCGTCGCCGACACTCATCGCGACGATCCGACGTTCAGTCGCACGGTGGCGGGCTGACCCAGCCGCAGCCGGTTGCCGCTGTCCTGCATGACGACACGCACCTCGTAGACCAGACTGGTGCGCAGCTCTTCGGTCTGCACGGTTTTGGGCGTGAACTCGGCGACGGAGGAGATATAGCCCACCTGTCCGTCCACCGGCTGGCCGGGATAGGTATCCGTGGTGACGGTGGCCGTCATGCCAGGTTTCACTTTGGCCAACTGGGTTTCGCTGACATAGACACGGACCCACTTCGGCTGCGTCAGCGCCAACGCAAATACGGGACGCTGTGGCGTGACCATGTCGCCGGGTTCCAGCAGGCGCGAACGCACCACGGCATCCGCTG
This genomic window from Dyella terrae contains:
- a CDS encoding LysR family transcriptional regulator; amino-acid sequence: MFLTVAECQGFRAAARHLGITPSAVSQAIRSLEERVGAPLFSRTTRSVRLTEAGERLLAHARPAIDMLTAGLDAASGLGGEITGRLRINAPRPILPLLVNRLLPDFLDAHPNVELELVGEDRPIDIVEEGFDAGIRLGNFVQIDMVAVWLTPPERFVVVGSPGLFRKHGRPTSPRDLQNFRCILLRQSVRALDHWQFVVDGQHTTVGVEGPLVINDIEACIHSALRGVGLFQLPYSLVMSHLESGDLQTVLEPYCEEVPGLSLYYPSRSQSLPKLRAFVDFATQRMRRAFKPGDYLPNPVS
- a CDS encoding TonB-dependent siderophore receptor — its product is MFGRTHQLLVGMNYDEVKTQDQYSNEAWGSTDIFQLVQLPQPSIPLAGNYQTRTEQYGIYGQARFSITDPLTFVLGGRVSNYHTFSGNADVGTTPNMPRDPGGVDHKFTPYAGLIYNLNSQISLYGSYSQIFVPQSQLTASGSPLPPRTGDQYEIGAKGEFYDGKLNASMALFNLKDRNRAYYSSDIFFYSAAGEVRMNGAEAEIGGSPLPGWDLSAGYTYLDPHYRTEQDEANLSAITPRHNAKIWSNYHFQNETLRGFNIGAGLLASSGWTSGNVRAPGYTTASLQVGYRIDPYWNVTATIDNALDRHYYQSFYAAGGFYGAPRSFMLTIRAKY
- a CDS encoding TonB-dependent siderophore receptor, whose amino-acid sequence is MSFDHSSKLAKRTLTKQLCGILYGCLAAIPLLDAAHAQDNASLFTPTARQVDIPGGPLPRVLSQFAGREGVTLSFDAAQLAPVSSTGLHGAYTAQQGFDELLAGSGWQATADGHGIYSLVRVPPSSSASTHAAAPATSATKASTTLALTTLSTIQVTAESQNATTDGSGSYTTRALTLGKGEYSMREIPQSVSVITRQRMDDQNINDIKGAMIQTTGVTVQSNANPYLNNSYYARGYALGAELDGIPSSGSLNVGAPQFDLSMYDRIEIIRGSAGLLEGSGEPGGLVNFARKRPTADTQVSGGLSVGSWNQFHGDLDVSGSLNQNKTLQGRMVIADTDSDQFYDHSHHESQMLYGILEYHLGASTLLSLSGTVQHDETHGILSAIPAYSTGALLNLSPSTNPFPDWTRSNQNTREAFAELDHFFDGGWRMRVSARYRSSDADARYIGLPSTIDPVTNDVSYFPAEGQHTLQLALHRCQCKRAVRSVRSHASAAGRHELRRSEDAGPVLQ
- a CDS encoding FecR domain-containing protein; its protein translation is MSLRSAEHAVVLEASRWFARLHAEQATEDDRQAWARWYSADPSHQRAWQLVEEVRAQFGRLPGTVAGRALDAAGRARRRALGQLVAVLGVGSVGMLAWRQLPWEDWLAEYRTRVGQRRDVALPDGSALSLNTASAVDVEFSSARRLLKLRAGEVMIRTGADPAAGTHRPFVVATRQGDVLALGTQFTVRTEADYAEVSVLEKSVKVQPATGAAPLIVPAGYHVRFTAHRVEALQPNDVSVASWQYGSIIAVDMPLEVFIAELSRYRTGYLGCHPSIAALKISGAFPIDDTNRALDALTHAFPVRVVRRTRLWVTLEPR
- a CDS encoding sigma factor-like helix-turn-helix DNA-binding protein — encoded protein: MIDALMEIDAMLDGLGAKVKRTFLLSQCDGLTYAAIAETVGISLRTVNNHMAKAMEHCCRLRLRHAALG
- a CDS encoding sigma factor, with the protein product MSISSTPASRAVEALYADHHGWLRGWLRHRLGNESDAADLAQDTFVRVIRSRQAPEIRQPRDFLATVARGAGCRLFPQAHL
- a CDS encoding efflux transporter outer membrane subunit, with amino-acid sequence MGSFVHPIVGRHSAGLLACTLSLAMAGCAVGPDFVAPKPAAPADWASWRSGDTSLVTPVDASSPLQADWWKAFHDPVLDSLEARAFAASPDLQKAALHFAQSRAQRSTVAAQQWPAADLSASENRQRISEYSASTRIAEGLGPEKKELIDLLSQPFNVYQAGFDASWELDLWGRVRRSVEAADADVAQQAALLDQAWLSVASDVARNYFQLRTTQRQIQLTRDDIDAMAQRLQIIQVRVDAGTIDHVDLAQQRAELSALQAQLPGLLVQAGAYENQIALLLGEHPGTLHDTLQPVVEGTRPLPPDLTPGVPSEVAARRPDIRAAEQRLRNATAGIGIAKADLYPNVSIGAQFGYESYLSGKFADWGSRTWSIGPSLSLPLFDHGRRQSVVQLRELQQQEAAVDYHRTVLQAWQEIDDALNGYASYRQETQKLVERARSTDEAYKLIQVKYDAGTVDFLAVLDSHRSYLQARRDLAASQGQLDIQFVAVNKAVGNVPMQSAGLADMHP
- a CDS encoding ABC transporter permease, which codes for MASFVAFLAQVMALCRKELLALLKEPSSRAILFAPALMQSLLFGYAATYDLNHVSYAVLDQSRGSASTALLARLDGTGVFERTRTLTSSYQIAQVIDDNDALMVLSIPSDFENKLAAGQPSPLQVILDGRNSTTAGTAGAYISSIVSSYNQSNGYASGGITVERRGWFNPNLEARWNIMPALIAALSMLQTLLIAALSVAREREQGTFDQLLVTPLTPIQILIGKAIPAIMVGLVQSTLIFLIIRFWFQIPLVGSVWLLYLGLFTFTGASVGIGLSISALSLTMQQAMLYTFFLIMPLMLLSGLLTPVRNMPAVLQVVTYANPLRFGMSIVRRVYLEGAGLSDVATDFIPLLVIAALTLPLAAWLFRHRLS
- a CDS encoding ABC transporter permease — protein: MSQSGFAQRMVALIRKEVRQMVRDRSNLAVGLLLPIALILLFGYGLSLDVEHAPIAVVMDDTSPPARDVFAAFQGTPYLDPRWAGSMQDAERRMLAGDLDAIVRVPPDFSRRVASGDARIQLLLNGVDSTTATSVEGYVGGAIATQGLKMADRTGGAPMGGGVVVQQRMWFNEAGISTWYLVPGLLVLIMTLTGAFLTSLLIAREWERGTLESLFVTPVRPLELVLSKLVPYVAIGLIDLAMCLVAARWMFEVPIRGSLIVIVVASFLYLVVSLAMGLFISGVTRNQFQASQMALLTSFMPAMMLSGFVFDLRNMPSVVRGISEVLPATHFMNLIKTLFLAGNNAALVLRECAILALYAVVLIFAARRTLRKTLDR
- a CDS encoding ABC transporter ATP-binding protein — encoded protein: MAPPPDTPARDLQAKLIDASDLIIDAVPSGGNVRFIRQPEANQTALSKLFDGHFPTDRPEELEDAFMILLRQHHAEDVPPAAAPEVRPGQCTNASNDDQPVIVVRDLVRKFGDFTAVASTSLDVRRGEIFGLLGPNGAGKTTTFRMLCGLLPASGGHLEVAGLDLRTARAQARGRVGYVSQKFALYGNLSVQENLQFFGGAYGLRGHALRARIQAVQAQFQLDADAVSSDMPGGYKQRLAMAAGLLHEPDILFLDEPTSGIDPLARRSFWRTITALVKEGVTVVITTHFMEEAEYCDRIAIQDAGRVLALGTPKQVREQADAEHGADMNSAFIAIVEQARAKGHEAGAEKVA